The Henckelia pumila isolate YLH828 chromosome 2, ASM3356847v2, whole genome shotgun sequence genome includes a window with the following:
- the LOC140883442 gene encoding (+)-borneol dehydrogenase 2, with protein MSECHVCMCVSSLFCLIFIFSANTHCVSVCVNMVDLPQIVEKNSMAATGSDHSTLPALRLLGRVALVTGGASGIGESIVRLFHKHGAKVCIADIQEDLGQRLCESLDDGIGVVFCLCDVTVEADIQRAVDFTAEKFGTLDIMVNNAGLSGPPCPDIRDFELSVFDRIFDVNVRGVFLGMKHAARIMIPAKKGSIISTCSVASVIGGLGPHAYVGSKHAVLGLTKNVAAELGKHGIRVNCVSPYAVATGLALAHLPEEERTEDALVGFRSFAEANANLKGMELTAEDVANAVVFLASDEARYISGANIMIDGGFTSSNHSLRVFR; from the exons ATGAGTGAGTGTCACGTCTGTATGTGTGTGTCTTCACTCTTTTGTCTGATATTCATATTCTCTGCAAACACACACTGTGTGTCAGTGTGTGTAAATATGGTGGACTTGCCGCAGATTGTTGAAAAAAATAGTATGGCTGCCACTGGATCTGATCACTCCACGCTTCCCGCCCTAAG ATTACTTGGAAGAGTTGCTTTGGTCACTGGAGGTGCTAGTGGCATTGGCGAGAGCATCGTGCGACTATTCCACAAGCACGGTGCCAAAGTTTGTATAGCTGATATTCAAGAAGACCTTGGCCAGCGCCTCTGTGAAAGTCTCGATGATGGCATTGGTGTTGTGTTCTGTCTCTGCGACGTCACGGTTGAAGCTGATATCCAACGCGCGGTTGACTTCACCGCAGAGAAGTTCGGTACCCTTGATATCATGGTGAACAATGCAGGGCTATCTGGCCCACCATGTCCTGACATTCGGGACTTTGAGCTATCGGTatttgatcgtatatttgaTGTAAATGTGAGAGGTGTTTTCCTCGGAATGAAACATGCAGCACGCATAATGATTCCGGCTAAGAAAGGATCGATAATATCAACCTGCAGTGTGGCTAGTGTCATTGGTGGGCTTGGACCACATGCGTACGTGGGATCAAAACACGCTGTCTTGGGGCTCACCAAGAACGTCGCAGCTGAGTTAGGAAAGCATGGCATACGAGTGAACTGTGTGTCGCCTTATGCCGTCGCAACAGGCTTGGCACTTGCTCACTTGCCTGAAGAAGAGAGGACCGAAGATGCATTGGTTGGTTTCCGTAGTTTTGCGGAGGCTAATGCTAACTTGAAGGGCATGGAATTGACCGCAGAGGACGTTGCGAATGCTGTGGTGTTCTTGGCTAGTGATGAGGCTAGGTATATAAGTGGGGCAAATATCATGATTGATGGTGGTTTCACATCTTCAAACCATTCCCTTCGGGTATTTAGGTGA